One Saccharopolyspora erythraea NRRL 2338 genomic region harbors:
- a CDS encoding nucleotide disphospho-sugar-binding domain-containing protein: MAEVVRARGQRAVFAMDAGFRGVAVAHGFEEAVLDRVPPPGELVDRSEVLWEWLRDHVEHIRGSTFDQLRTVIHPRLVEHIRTAEHAHPQLRAVIGEVRPDLIVVDNVVADPAVPASGIPWVRSVSANPLELTDPDLPPPFSGYSLHDRSGWDEFRSEYTRWHRDLHAVFNDFCTMQGAPPLEPLRFSHDSPWLNLYTYPAVLDYPRAPEFWERWKRLDTVVRTGERPFRLDDHLPGRGPVIYLSLGSLGSLDSMLVQRLVDVVARTGYRAVVSMGPHHEEVHLGPAMYGAPFLPQPNVLQQCDLLITHGGSNTISEAIAAGLPMIVMPLIGDQYDNAQRVADLGFGVRMSPYRFDSVALIDAIEKLLADDGLKQRLAEARDGIRRAPGGQVGGTLVSDLAASSAGSSEAS; encoded by the coding sequence ATGGCGGAGGTAGTCCGCGCCAGGGGCCAGCGCGCGGTGTTCGCGATGGACGCCGGTTTCCGAGGTGTCGCGGTTGCACACGGATTCGAAGAGGCGGTGCTTGACCGAGTACCTCCACCCGGCGAGCTGGTCGATCGCAGCGAGGTGCTGTGGGAGTGGTTGCGGGACCACGTCGAGCACATCCGCGGCTCGACCTTCGACCAGTTGCGCACCGTCATCCATCCCCGGTTGGTGGAGCACATCCGAACCGCTGAGCACGCGCATCCGCAACTGCGGGCGGTCATCGGGGAGGTGCGGCCGGACCTCATCGTCGTCGACAACGTCGTTGCGGACCCGGCTGTCCCCGCGTCCGGAATCCCTTGGGTCCGGTCGGTATCGGCCAACCCGCTGGAACTGACCGATCCGGACCTCCCGCCGCCCTTCTCCGGCTATTCGCTGCACGATCGGTCGGGCTGGGATGAGTTCCGCTCGGAGTACACGCGATGGCACCGCGATCTCCATGCTGTGTTCAACGACTTCTGCACGATGCAGGGAGCTCCTCCCCTGGAGCCGCTGCGGTTCTCCCACGATTCGCCTTGGCTGAATCTGTACACCTATCCAGCGGTTTTGGATTATCCGAGGGCGCCTGAGTTCTGGGAGCGTTGGAAGCGGCTTGACACGGTGGTCCGCACCGGCGAGCGGCCCTTCCGGTTGGATGACCACCTGCCGGGGCGCGGTCCTGTCATCTACCTGTCCCTAGGCAGCTTGGGCTCTCTGGACAGCATGCTGGTGCAGCGCCTCGTCGACGTCGTCGCCCGGACCGGGTACCGGGCGGTGGTGTCGATGGGGCCGCATCACGAAGAAGTCCACCTCGGCCCGGCCATGTACGGTGCCCCTTTCCTTCCCCAGCCCAATGTGCTCCAGCAATGTGACCTGCTGATCACGCATGGGGGCAGCAATACGATCAGCGAGGCCATAGCCGCGGGGCTGCCAATGATCGTGATGCCGCTGATCGGGGACCAGTATGACAATGCCCAGCGGGTGGCCGACCTCGGTTTCGGCGTGCGTATGAGCCCGTATCGGTTTGACTCGGTTGCGCTGATCGACGCCATCGAGAAGCTGCTCGCCGACGACGGCCTTAAGCAGCGGCTGGCAGAGGCGCGGGACGGCATTCGGCGCGCACCGGGTGGCCAGGTGGGGGGAACGCTGGTTTCCGATCTGGCAGCGTCGTCGGCCGGAAGTTCGGAGGCGTCGTGA
- a CDS encoding MmpS family transport accessory protein, with protein sequence MRQGERAATGGGFGGSALVLGIAGLVLPFVLSGCAVLGRPAEGLPAQDRHVRYEVFGDGDVVDVTYTSDGGTGTEQLQNVPLPFRKEISLEEAAFQVFTLSAQNADEGRITCRITVDGEVLDESSSVGAWELALCNDSAP encoded by the coding sequence ATGCGACAGGGGGAACGAGCGGCCACCGGCGGCGGATTCGGCGGCTCCGCGCTCGTGCTCGGCATCGCCGGGCTGGTCCTGCCGTTCGTGCTGTCCGGCTGCGCCGTGCTGGGACGTCCGGCCGAGGGCCTGCCCGCGCAGGACCGCCACGTCCGCTACGAGGTGTTCGGCGACGGTGACGTGGTCGACGTCACCTACACCAGCGACGGCGGTACGGGCACCGAGCAACTGCAGAACGTGCCGCTGCCCTTCCGCAAGGAGATCTCCCTGGAGGAGGCGGCCTTCCAGGTCTTCACCCTCTCCGCGCAGAACGCCGACGAGGGCCGGATCACCTGCCGGATCACCGTCGACGGCGAGGTGCTGGACGAGAGCAGCTCCGTAGGCGCGTGGGAACTGGCGCTGTGCAACGACTCCGCGCCGTGA
- a CDS encoding alpha/beta hydrolase has protein sequence MKRIASAAMAAGLLAGGLALAPVAGAAKPPEFQPAPIQWGPCQDESLQKAGAECGMLDVPMDYADPAGEKISLAVSRVKHTVPDAQYQGPILVNPGGPGGSGLRLAALGPSVPKDAGRAYDWIGFDPRGVGSSVPALSCDPNHFSYNRPDYVPVTPELEKQWLDKSEGYARACGARGKLLEHVKTTDSVQDMESIRKALGAEQINYYGFSYGTYLGQVYGTMFPERLRRVVMDGVVNVNDVWYQANLNQDVAFDRNINIFFDWVARHDAVYHLGATGADVSKLFYDQRAKLDREPAGGIIGSDEWTDLFLQAGYGQTGWDARAKAFAGWVHDGAWEPLKQLYDKANPPGEDGGFAVYNAVQCTDVQWPKQWKQWEEDNWATHAKAPYQTWANAWFNAPCLFWPAKAGKPVDVDGSKVGSALLISEELDAATPFPGALEARRRLPNSSLISLPGGTTHSGSLGGNACLDGQIADYLATGKLPERKEGEGPDTTCQPLPQPEPAAVGAVAVRPQQPAILQEALQANQH, from the coding sequence GTGAAGAGAATCGCTAGCGCCGCGATGGCGGCCGGCTTGCTGGCCGGCGGGCTCGCGCTGGCCCCCGTGGCGGGGGCCGCGAAGCCGCCGGAGTTCCAGCCCGCCCCGATCCAGTGGGGACCGTGCCAGGACGAGAGCCTGCAGAAGGCCGGCGCCGAGTGCGGCATGCTGGACGTGCCGATGGACTACGCCGACCCGGCGGGCGAGAAGATCTCGCTCGCGGTGTCCCGGGTGAAGCACACCGTGCCCGACGCGCAGTACCAAGGCCCGATCCTGGTCAACCCCGGCGGTCCCGGCGGCTCCGGGCTGCGGCTCGCCGCGCTGGGCCCGTCGGTTCCCAAGGACGCGGGCAGGGCCTACGACTGGATCGGCTTCGACCCGCGCGGTGTCGGCTCCAGCGTGCCCGCGCTTTCCTGCGACCCGAACCACTTCTCCTACAACCGGCCGGACTACGTCCCGGTGACCCCGGAGCTGGAGAAGCAGTGGCTGGACAAGTCCGAGGGCTACGCACGGGCCTGCGGCGCCCGCGGCAAGCTGCTCGAACACGTCAAGACCACCGACTCCGTGCAGGACATGGAGAGCATCCGCAAGGCGCTGGGCGCCGAGCAGATCAACTACTACGGCTTCTCCTACGGCACCTACCTCGGGCAGGTCTACGGGACGATGTTCCCGGAGCGGCTGCGCCGGGTGGTGATGGACGGCGTGGTCAACGTCAACGACGTCTGGTACCAGGCCAACCTCAACCAGGACGTGGCCTTCGACCGCAACATCAACATCTTCTTCGACTGGGTCGCCCGCCACGACGCGGTCTACCACCTCGGCGCCACCGGCGCCGACGTGTCGAAGCTGTTCTACGACCAGCGCGCGAAGCTCGACCGCGAGCCCGCGGGCGGCATCATCGGCTCCGACGAGTGGACCGACCTGTTCCTGCAGGCCGGCTACGGCCAGACCGGGTGGGACGCCCGCGCCAAGGCCTTCGCCGGCTGGGTCCACGACGGCGCTTGGGAGCCGCTGAAGCAGCTCTACGACAAGGCCAACCCACCCGGCGAGGACGGCGGCTTCGCCGTCTACAACGCGGTGCAGTGCACCGACGTGCAGTGGCCGAAGCAGTGGAAGCAGTGGGAGGAGGACAACTGGGCCACCCACGCCAAGGCGCCGTACCAGACCTGGGCGAACGCCTGGTTCAACGCGCCGTGCCTGTTCTGGCCCGCCAAGGCCGGCAAGCCGGTCGACGTGGACGGCAGCAAGGTCGGCAGCGCGCTGCTCATCAGCGAGGAGCTCGACGCCGCCACGCCGTTCCCGGGCGCGCTGGAGGCGCGCAGGCGGCTGCCGAACTCCAGCCTGATCAGCCTGCCCGGTGGCACGACGCACTCCGGATCGCTGGGCGGCAACGCCTGCCTGGACGGCCAGATCGCCGACTACCTCGCGACCGGGAAGCTGCCGGAACGCAAGGAGGGCGAGGGTCCCGACACCACCTGCCAGCCGCTGCCGCAGCCGGAACCCGCGGCCGTGGGCGCGGTCGCCGTCCGCCCGCAGCAGCCGGCGATCCTGCAGGAAGCGCTGCAGGCCAACCAGCACTGA
- a CDS encoding DNA translocase FtsK, translating into MAKGVGGVVRALGRTKDLDPAHRRDGLALFFLAVAVVAAAGVWWHAGGPVGQWFDWILRSVIGSAALALPVVLLIVSVLLMRTENNPEARPRVVIGALLLLLSALGGLHIAAGAPQEAQLWPRAGGAIGFVAGGPLAHGLTNGVAMAVLVIVFLFGFLVLTGTPVREIPSRLRGLGQHEDDAAADTRAKGAKTAEEPEQTEVKLRRPSRRRQASMSGDSQLSIDDVEVDAKTAKKPKPADVPANQPAAETAKPEKAERPQVTRTVEGDYQPPSLDMLHDGEPPKARSKANDSMIEAITAVLEQFNIDAQVTGFTRGPTVTRYEVELGPGVKVEKITALTKNIAYAAATDNVRLLAPIPGKSAVGIEVPNSDREMVRLGDVLRSPKAVADTHPLVMGLGKDIEGDMVTANLAKMPHLLCAGSTGSGKSSFVNSMLVSLLARATPSEVRMILIDPKMVELTPYEGIPHLITPIITQPKKAAAALGWLVDEMEQRYQDMQANRVRHIDDFNKKVRSGEITAPPGSEREYRPYPYILAIVDELADLMMTAPRDVEDAIVRITQKARAAGIHLVLATQRPSVDVVTGLIKTNVPSRLAFATSSLTDSRVILDQPGAEKLIGMGDALYLPMGASRPVRVQGSFVSDEEIHRIVAYTKEQAEPEYTDGVTAAKAGEKKEVDSDIGDDLDVLLQAAELVVTSQFGSTSMLQRKLRVGFAKAGRLMDLLESRGVVGPSEGSKARDVLVKPDELENALYSIRGGPPPDEEL; encoded by the coding sequence GTGGCCAAGGGCGTCGGAGGCGTGGTCCGCGCACTCGGGCGCACCAAGGACCTCGACCCCGCACACCGCAGGGACGGCCTCGCGCTGTTCTTCCTCGCCGTCGCCGTCGTGGCCGCGGCGGGCGTGTGGTGGCACGCGGGCGGCCCGGTGGGCCAGTGGTTCGACTGGATCCTGCGCTCGGTCATCGGCTCGGCCGCGCTCGCGCTGCCCGTCGTGCTGCTGATCGTCTCGGTGCTGCTGATGCGCACCGAGAACAACCCGGAGGCGCGCCCGCGCGTGGTCATCGGCGCGCTGTTGCTGCTGCTGTCCGCGCTCGGCGGCCTGCACATCGCCGCAGGCGCGCCGCAGGAGGCCCAGCTGTGGCCGCGGGCCGGTGGCGCGATCGGCTTCGTCGCGGGCGGCCCGCTCGCCCACGGCCTGACCAACGGTGTCGCGATGGCCGTGCTGGTGATCGTGTTCCTGTTCGGATTCCTTGTGCTCACCGGCACGCCGGTGCGCGAGATCCCGAGCCGCCTGCGCGGGCTCGGGCAGCACGAGGACGACGCCGCCGCCGACACCCGGGCGAAGGGCGCCAAGACCGCCGAGGAGCCCGAGCAGACCGAGGTCAAGCTGCGCAGGCCGTCGCGGCGCCGCCAGGCGTCGATGTCCGGGGACTCCCAGCTCTCCATCGACGACGTCGAGGTCGACGCCAAGACCGCCAAGAAGCCCAAGCCCGCCGACGTCCCGGCCAACCAGCCCGCCGCCGAGACCGCCAAGCCCGAGAAGGCCGAGCGGCCGCAGGTCACCCGCACCGTCGAGGGCGACTACCAGCCGCCGTCGCTGGACATGCTGCACGACGGCGAACCGCCGAAGGCCCGCAGCAAGGCCAACGACTCGATGATCGAGGCGATCACCGCCGTCCTCGAGCAGTTCAACATCGACGCCCAGGTGACCGGCTTCACCCGGGGGCCGACGGTGACCCGCTACGAGGTCGAGCTCGGGCCCGGCGTCAAGGTCGAGAAGATCACCGCGCTGACCAAGAACATCGCCTACGCCGCGGCCACCGACAACGTCCGGCTGCTCGCACCCATCCCCGGCAAGTCCGCGGTGGGCATCGAGGTCCCCAACAGCGACCGCGAGATGGTCCGGCTCGGCGACGTGCTGCGCTCGCCGAAGGCTGTCGCCGACACCCACCCGCTGGTGATGGGCCTGGGCAAGGACATCGAGGGCGACATGGTCACCGCGAACCTGGCGAAGATGCCGCACCTGCTGTGCGCGGGCTCCACCGGTTCGGGCAAGTCGAGCTTCGTCAACTCGATGCTGGTGTCGCTGCTGGCGCGGGCCACGCCATCGGAGGTCAGGATGATCCTGATCGACCCGAAGATGGTGGAGCTCACCCCGTACGAGGGCATCCCGCACCTGATCACGCCCATCATCACCCAGCCGAAGAAGGCCGCGGCCGCGCTGGGCTGGCTGGTGGACGAGATGGAGCAGCGCTACCAGGACATGCAGGCCAACCGGGTCCGCCACATCGACGACTTCAACAAGAAGGTCCGCTCCGGCGAGATCACCGCGCCCCCGGGCAGCGAGCGCGAGTACCGGCCCTACCCCTACATCCTGGCCATCGTCGACGAGCTGGCCGACCTGATGATGACCGCGCCGCGCGACGTCGAGGACGCGATCGTGCGGATCACCCAGAAGGCCCGGGCCGCGGGCATCCACCTCGTGCTGGCGACGCAGCGGCCGTCGGTGGACGTCGTCACCGGCCTGATCAAGACCAACGTCCCGTCGCGGCTGGCCTTCGCCACGTCGTCGCTGACCGACTCGCGGGTCATCCTCGACCAGCCGGGCGCGGAGAAGCTGATCGGCATGGGCGACGCGCTGTACCTGCCGATGGGCGCGTCCCGGCCGGTGCGGGTGCAGGGCTCCTTCGTCAGCGACGAGGAGATCCACCGCATCGTCGCCTACACCAAGGAGCAGGCCGAGCCGGAGTACACCGACGGCGTCACCGCGGCCAAGGCGGGGGAGAAGAAGGAGGTCGACTCCGACATCGGCGACGACCTCGACGTCCTGCTGCAGGCCGCCGAGCTCGTCGTGACCAGCCAGTTCGGCTCCACCTCGATGCTGCAGCGCAAGCTGCGGGTGGGCTTCGCCAAGGCGGGCAGGCTGATGGACCTGCTGGAGTCGCGCGGCGTGGTCGGCCCGTCGGAGGGTTCGAAGGCGCGCGACGTGCTGGTCAAGCCGGACGAACTGGAGAACGCGCTGTACTCGATCCGGGGCGGGCCGCCGCCGGACGAGGAGCTCTGA
- a CDS encoding YbaB/EbfC family nucleoid-associated protein, whose product MNRVGDIQRRANDVQEQIRGMRAEVGSPDGAVSVVLAPGGRLERLTIAPQAMRLGHERLSALITETVAKAHGAAAQQVQAAMQPLVGGTAAMDFLREQIQPPTADDGTAGPGAAPTDRGSAPPAAPQTPRQPHRGWQEEDDDFDEPGGSFLR is encoded by the coding sequence ATGAACCGAGTGGGCGACATCCAGCGGCGCGCCAACGACGTCCAAGAGCAGATCAGGGGCATGCGCGCCGAGGTGGGCAGCCCCGACGGCGCCGTGTCGGTGGTGCTGGCTCCGGGCGGACGCCTGGAGCGCCTGACCATCGCACCGCAGGCGATGCGACTCGGCCACGAGCGGCTCTCCGCTCTCATCACCGAAACCGTCGCGAAGGCCCACGGCGCCGCGGCGCAGCAGGTGCAGGCCGCCATGCAGCCGCTGGTCGGCGGCACGGCCGCGATGGACTTCCTGCGCGAGCAGATCCAGCCGCCCACCGCGGACGACGGCACCGCCGGACCCGGCGCCGCACCCACCGACCGCGGCAGCGCCCCGCCCGCCGCCCCGCAGACGCCGCGGCAGCCGCACCGGGGCTGGCAGGAAGAGGACGACGACTTCGACGAGCCCGGCGGCTCGTTCCTGCGCTGA
- a CDS encoding lysophospholipid acyltransferase family protein, with the protein MRIDRAVVALTGRLEVTGDVPDPLRGRPLLMAANHIGNLDPVVLIAACSRRRIAPRLLATGGLFDTPVLGWVLRRSRHVRADRGKATAGEALAKVVEALREDQRPVLMYPEGRISLEPGLWPERGKTGVARMALASQAPVVPVSQWGAHEAMCYGMLRVESARDLWILFASWLRAIRRRPTLKVHFGAPVDLSDLSADRPGDAVRARDRIMRAITDGLVPLRAGEPDVPDHDDPTRPVSDKRSPWRP; encoded by the coding sequence ATGCGGATCGACCGCGCGGTCGTAGCGCTCACCGGACGGTTGGAGGTCACCGGTGACGTGCCGGACCCGCTGCGCGGCCGGCCGCTGCTGATGGCGGCCAACCACATCGGCAACCTCGACCCGGTGGTGCTCATCGCGGCGTGCAGCCGGCGCCGCATCGCACCCCGGTTGCTGGCCACAGGCGGTCTCTTCGACACCCCCGTCCTGGGCTGGGTGCTGCGGCGCAGCCGCCACGTGCGGGCCGACCGGGGCAAGGCGACCGCGGGCGAGGCGCTGGCCAAGGTGGTCGAGGCGCTGCGCGAGGACCAGCGTCCGGTGCTGATGTACCCGGAGGGCCGGATCAGCCTGGAGCCCGGTCTCTGGCCGGAGCGCGGCAAGACCGGAGTGGCCCGGATGGCGCTGGCGTCGCAGGCGCCGGTGGTGCCGGTCAGCCAGTGGGGCGCGCACGAGGCGATGTGCTACGGCATGCTGCGCGTCGAGAGCGCCCGCGACCTGTGGATCCTCTTCGCGTCGTGGCTGCGCGCGATCCGCAGGCGGCCGACGCTGAAGGTGCACTTCGGCGCGCCGGTCGACCTCAGCGACCTCTCCGCCGATCGCCCCGGCGACGCCGTCCGCGCCCGCGACCGCATCATGCGCGCCATCACCGACGGGCTGGTCCCGCTGCGCGCCGGCGAACCGGACGTCCCCGACCACGACGACCCGACCCGTCCGGTCAGCGACAAGCGCAGCCCCTGGCGCCCGTAG